From the genome of Candidatus Electrothrix communis, one region includes:
- a CDS encoding acetyltransferase codes for MNSLDVFNGDADGICALHQLRLHEPRPDARLLSGVKRDIALLEQVTEVSNTALTVLDISLDRNRESLEKILAGGNTVFYADHHYAGELPNSERLTTHIDPQPLICTSLIINQLLAGKYALWAVVGAFGDNLDEVAEQLARQLGVDQAALILLRETGILLNYNGYGASLEDLFFDPVELFRQVQPYADPRDFYADAAALRTLKQGYQDDMEQAMSFDPMHQDSSGRVYQLPAEAWSRRVAGVYSNTLARQKPELAHALLTENDDQSLRISVRAPLRHRNGADVLCRQFPSGGGRAAAAGINALPPEQLDDFIRAFSEQFHTSDSV; via the coding sequence ATGAACTCTCTTGATGTGTTTAACGGCGATGCCGACGGTATCTGTGCCCTTCACCAACTGCGCCTGCATGAGCCTCGTCCGGACGCCCGATTGCTCAGTGGGGTAAAGCGAGATATCGCCCTGCTTGAACAGGTAACCGAGGTGAGCAATACTGCACTCACGGTCCTTGATATTTCCCTTGATCGGAACAGAGAAAGCCTGGAAAAGATCCTGGCTGGCGGGAACACGGTATTCTATGCGGATCATCATTACGCTGGTGAACTCCCGAACTCGGAACGCCTCACAACTCATATTGACCCACAGCCTCTGATCTGCACCTCGTTGATAATCAATCAGCTCCTTGCAGGGAAATACGCCCTCTGGGCGGTTGTCGGTGCCTTTGGCGATAATCTTGATGAAGTGGCTGAACAGCTTGCTCGGCAATTAGGGGTTGACCAGGCCGCCCTTATCCTGCTCAGGGAAACAGGGATTCTGCTGAACTATAACGGCTATGGCGCATCGTTGGAGGATCTCTTTTTTGATCCTGTTGAGCTCTTTCGCCAGGTGCAGCCTTATGCAGACCCGCGCGATTTTTATGCTGATGCAGCTGCATTGCGGACCCTGAAGCAGGGGTATCAGGACGATATGGAGCAGGCAATGTCCTTTGACCCTATGCATCAGGACAGCTCTGGACGTGTTTATCAGCTGCCTGCTGAGGCCTGGTCTCGAAGGGTGGCAGGAGTATACTCCAATACCTTGGCCCGGCAAAAACCAGAACTCGCCCATGCCCTCCTGACGGAAAACGATGACCAATCTCTGCGCATCAGTGTGCGTGCTCCTCTGCGTCATCGCAATGGAGCCGATGTTCTTTGCCGCCAGTTTCCCAGCGGCGGCGGTCGAGCTGCGGCCGCCGGAATCAATGCCCTGCCTCCAGAGCAGCTTGATGATTTTATCAGGGCCTTCAGCGAGCAGTTCCATACGTCTGATTCTGTTTGA
- a CDS encoding lytic murein transglycosylase, protein MRFRCGYSVCSLCIACLLFLFFAIGEAKPVPTILVEDGQPVNLQQQKYKKLFQELEQEHKFPPTELEMIFQGQKISKRVLELMDKQWKRRPYYEYFPLFLTPKTIRTGKAKLRMHRELLDRIEKKFGVAREVIVAIWGIETRYGANQGGFNILQTLNTLFDAYPRRAEFFRKELIQFLILCREHGVDPKTAVGSYAGAFGQAQFMPSSFRRFAVSFDGNEQCDLWNSVPDALASIANYLKVHGWQQGTPVYVELGNTLKDKRLITAQEEGRKGRVPWDLVWEVQKTVQKKDIPPSPGRLPLSIIGLELNPKTSKHAYRYVAGYPNFHTITEYNHSLFYGMAVSELAEQLKEK, encoded by the coding sequence ATGAGATTTCGTTGCGGTTATTCTGTTTGCTCCCTTTGTATCGCCTGCCTCCTGTTTCTTTTCTTTGCAATAGGCGAGGCGAAACCGGTCCCGACCATACTTGTCGAAGACGGGCAACCTGTTAACCTGCAACAGCAAAAATATAAGAAATTGTTCCAGGAATTGGAGCAGGAGCATAAGTTCCCGCCCACTGAGCTGGAGATGATCTTCCAGGGGCAGAAAATTTCCAAACGAGTGCTTGAGCTGATGGACAAGCAATGGAAACGACGCCCTTATTATGAATATTTCCCTCTTTTTCTTACCCCGAAGACTATTCGGACCGGTAAGGCGAAACTTCGGATGCACAGGGAGTTGTTGGATCGAATAGAAAAGAAATTCGGTGTAGCACGGGAAGTCATCGTGGCCATCTGGGGTATAGAAACCCGTTACGGTGCTAACCAGGGCGGATTTAATATCCTCCAGACCCTGAATACCCTGTTTGATGCCTATCCCAGGCGGGCGGAGTTCTTTCGCAAGGAGCTGATCCAGTTTCTCATTCTCTGCCGGGAGCACGGTGTTGATCCGAAAACGGCTGTAGGCTCCTATGCTGGCGCCTTTGGTCAGGCTCAGTTCATGCCCTCTTCGTTCCGTCGTTTTGCTGTTAGCTTTGACGGTAATGAGCAATGTGATCTCTGGAATTCCGTACCCGATGCCTTGGCCTCCATTGCAAATTATCTAAAGGTACACGGTTGGCAACAGGGAACGCCTGTGTACGTGGAACTCGGCAATACGCTGAAGGATAAGCGGCTGATTACCGCTCAGGAGGAAGGCCGGAAAGGGCGCGTTCCTTGGGATCTTGTCTGGGAAGTGCAAAAAACAGTGCAAAAAAAAGATATTCCTCCCTCACCGGGCAGGCTGCCTCTTTCTATCATCGGTTTAGAACTTAATCCGAAAACATCAAAGCATGCTTATCGCTATGTTGCCGGTTATCCCAATTTCCACACCATTACGGAGTATAACCATTCACTCTTCTATGGAATGGCTGTCAGTGAATTGGCAGAGCAGCTGAAGGAAAAATAG
- the pssA gene encoding CDP-diacylglycerol--serine O-phosphatidyltransferase has protein sequence MERSRSNRFYALPSMLTCTSLFSGFYSIVASINGDFFPAAVAILVAGLFDGLDGRVARLTDSTSRFGMQLDSLCDLVSFGVAPALLAYLWALIPYGRYGWLAAFLYVATTALRLARFNSMAEESEDEDHEKDENHDFVGLPCPAAAGAIATMVMFFRYLGTTDPVKHFSILLLVYLLSYLMISTHRYLSFKKTRVPKEKRFQAVVGMVLILILLATEPPVTLFVTTLLYALSGLILELYAFLRKRKETARQEKLN, from the coding sequence ATGGAACGATCGCGATCCAATCGATTTTATGCCCTTCCCAGCATGCTGACCTGTACCAGTCTGTTTAGCGGATTTTACTCCATAGTAGCTTCAATTAATGGAGATTTTTTTCCTGCTGCTGTGGCGATTCTGGTGGCTGGGCTCTTTGACGGGCTGGACGGACGAGTTGCCCGTTTAACAGACTCCACCTCACGCTTCGGTATGCAGCTGGATTCCCTTTGTGACCTGGTTTCCTTTGGTGTTGCCCCTGCGCTCCTTGCCTATCTCTGGGCTTTGATCCCCTATGGACGATACGGCTGGTTGGCGGCTTTCTTGTACGTGGCCACCACTGCTTTGCGTTTGGCTCGATTTAATTCCATGGCCGAGGAGTCGGAGGATGAAGATCATGAAAAGGATGAAAATCATGATTTTGTCGGCCTGCCTTGTCCGGCTGCAGCCGGGGCCATTGCAACCATGGTGATGTTTTTTCGGTATCTGGGAACGACCGATCCTGTGAAACATTTTTCCATTCTCTTGCTGGTCTATCTGCTCTCCTATCTGATGATCTCAACCCATCGTTATCTGAGCTTTAAGAAAACCAGGGTTCCCAAGGAAAAGCGTTTTCAGGCCGTTGTTGGTATGGTCCTGATTCTGATCCTTTTGGCGACAGAGCCTCCTGTTACCTTGTTTGTTACGACATTATTGTATGCTCTCTCTGGTTTAATATTGGAGCTGTACGCTTTTTTGCGGAAAAGAAAGGAAACAGCAAGGCAAGAAAAGCTGAACTGA
- the rsmD gene encoding 16S rRNA (guanine(966)-N(2))-methyltransferase RsmD: MRITGGSAKGRHLIGPKAGWRFIRPTGDRVREALFTLLGDEMVGSTVLDLYAGTGALGLEALSRGAETVVFVDQSRQALELIHSNLTNCFPTARASLQQLNLSQGDSLKRLIKKMPDQLLFDVVFLDPPYEKKLAEKTLAMVERRALLKDNGLVVAEERASEQLAEQYGTLTLASQRSYGETGIWLYRNNIVST; the protein is encoded by the coding sequence ATGCGGATTACTGGTGGTTCAGCCAAAGGGCGTCATTTGATCGGGCCCAAAGCAGGGTGGCGTTTTATACGCCCGACCGGCGATAGGGTGCGTGAGGCGCTGTTTACTCTTCTTGGGGATGAGATGGTAGGCAGTACTGTGCTTGATCTCTATGCCGGTACTGGAGCCTTAGGTCTTGAAGCCTTAAGCCGGGGAGCAGAGACCGTGGTCTTTGTTGATCAGTCTCGCCAAGCCCTTGAGCTTATCCACAGCAACCTGACAAACTGTTTTCCGACTGCAAGGGCCTCTTTACAACAGCTGAATCTATCCCAGGGAGACAGTTTAAAGCGGCTGATAAAGAAAATGCCTGATCAACTGCTCTTTGATGTCGTCTTTCTTGATCCGCCTTATGAAAAAAAACTGGCGGAAAAGACCTTGGCAATGGTAGAAAGAAGGGCCTTGTTGAAAGATAATGGGCTGGTCGTGGCGGAAGAGCGAGCAAGCGAACAGCTTGCTGAACAATACGGGACCCTGACCTTGGCGAGCCAGCGGAGTTACGGGGAAACCGGTATCTGGTTGTACCGCAACAACATCGTCAGCACCTAA
- the coaD gene encoding pantetheine-phosphate adenylyltransferase, whose protein sequence is MPHQVVVDPDSQPSRPSGIAVYPGTFDPITNGHVDIVKRSLRMFDQVIVALAVNTGKAPLFTLEERVALVEQCFRANSNVTVDTTDGLIVDYAVRQKACAIVRGLRAVSDFDYEFQLALMNRKLERRVQTVFLMTGFRWIYISSSIIKDAARHGGDISGMVPAHVLAALKKKFNN, encoded by the coding sequence ATGCCTCATCAAGTTGTTGTTGACCCGGATTCTCAGCCGAGTCGTCCTTCGGGTATCGCTGTCTACCCTGGTACCTTTGATCCCATTACCAACGGCCATGTAGATATCGTCAAACGCTCATTGCGCATGTTTGATCAGGTGATCGTGGCCCTTGCCGTCAATACGGGCAAGGCACCCCTGTTTACTCTGGAGGAACGGGTTGCCCTCGTCGAGCAATGCTTTAGGGCTAACAGCAATGTGACCGTTGATACCACTGACGGGCTGATCGTTGATTATGCTGTCCGACAAAAGGCCTGCGCCATTGTGCGCGGTCTGCGGGCGGTTTCTGATTTTGATTATGAGTTTCAGCTGGCCCTGATGAACAGAAAGTTGGAACGTAGGGTCCAGACCGTTTTCCTCATGACCGGTTTTCGCTGGATATATATCAGTTCCTCTATTATCAAGGATGCTGCCCGCCACGGTGGGGACATCAGCGGAATGGTCCCGGCCCATGTGCTGGCCGCTTTGAAAAAGAAATTTAATAACTGA
- a CDS encoding ubiquinol-cytochrome c reductase iron-sulfur subunit codes for MAEEKLDTSDDRRSFLRNMIGWTGAFIGASLLYPLFRFAGFAVKPKPRHIKVAAPLPVSGFHAERDFILFAREEQAWAVSRTCTHLGCRVNFLEDQQLIECPCHQSRFTEQGKRLRGPAERDLPAFAVAVQKDADGVITEYVVTI; via the coding sequence ATGGCGGAAGAAAAACTCGATACATCGGATGATCGCCGCAGTTTTTTGCGCAATATGATCGGCTGGACAGGGGCCTTTATCGGAGCCAGTCTGCTCTATCCCCTGTTCCGTTTTGCCGGTTTTGCTGTCAAGCCCAAGCCGAGGCATATCAAGGTGGCGGCTCCCCTGCCTGTGAGCGGTTTTCACGCGGAGCGGGATTTCATCCTTTTTGCTCGGGAAGAGCAGGCTTGGGCTGTCTCCAGGACCTGTACGCATCTCGGTTGCCGGGTCAATTTCCTGGAAGATCAGCAGCTCATCGAATGCCCCTGTCATCAGAGTCGGTTTACGGAGCAGGGAAAACGCCTAAGAGGGCCAGCTGAACGCGATTTGCCTGCCTTTGCAGTGGCAGTGCAAAAGGACGCGGACGGGGTAATAACCGAGTATGTGGTGACGATCTGA
- a CDS encoding cytochrome b N-terminal domain-containing protein, which produces MIVPSRQDKSKTRLVERLQNSLFSIRWGGHTLISLYISVLSGLIVGLQYNAAEPFYSTATIELIVPFGSFWRSLHYYSSQAFMLLLLVHLALILWRNASSPGYNFTRGAWLRLSASVPVALFLLFTGYILRGDATGEAAGAIAENIILAVPFLGSLLNKLLFDVNAAGAQKVYLNHLIGLMVVGGFCVWPHLRRYTALWRNHLLLILLLFLLAPVLKTPLERDHFGLLHINGPWFFLGLQELLRYIPVFWAGIFVPAIFVGALLLLPSEGTARRRTLWFMAAWLALYIVLSILGFRRG; this is translated from the coding sequence ATGATCGTACCGAGTCGACAGGATAAGTCGAAGACGAGGCTGGTGGAACGGCTGCAAAACAGTCTGTTCTCGATCCGTTGGGGAGGCCATACCCTGATAAGTCTTTATATCTCGGTCTTGTCTGGCCTGATTGTCGGACTCCAGTATAATGCAGCAGAGCCTTTTTATTCTACTGCAACCATAGAGCTGATCGTTCCCTTTGGCTCCTTTTGGCGTTCTTTGCATTATTACTCCAGCCAGGCCTTTATGCTCCTCCTGCTGGTTCATCTGGCTCTCATTCTTTGGCGGAATGCCTCTTCCCCTGGGTACAACTTCACCCGAGGCGCATGGCTGCGGCTCAGCGCGTCTGTGCCGGTCGCGCTTTTCCTCCTCTTTACCGGTTATATCCTCCGGGGCGACGCCACTGGAGAGGCTGCCGGGGCCATTGCCGAAAATATCATCCTGGCTGTCCCGTTCCTGGGGTCTTTGCTCAATAAACTCCTGTTTGACGTTAACGCAGCCGGGGCGCAAAAGGTCTATCTCAATCATCTGATAGGGCTGATGGTTGTGGGCGGCTTCTGTGTCTGGCCCCATCTGCGCCGCTATACCGCGCTCTGGCGTAATCACCTCCTCCTGATTTTGCTTCTTTTCCTACTTGCTCCGGTATTGAAAACCCCACTGGAACGCGACCATTTCGGCCTGCTCCATATTAATGGGCCGTGGTTCTTTCTCGGGCTTCAGGAGTTACTGCGCTATATCCCGGTGTTCTGGGCTGGAATATTTGTCCCGGCCATCTTTGTTGGTGCCTTGCTGCTCCTACCATCTGAAGGGACTGCTCGCCGAAGAACCCTATGGTTTATGGCGGCTTGGCTGGCTCTTTATATCGTGTTGAGTATTCTTGGTTTCCGGCGGGGATAA
- a CDS encoding hemerythrin domain-containing protein codes for MKNIKMDKLTKAYLDHGMISEEMTFFKKFVEGIDADEVENYLTRLRKFSEEYIINHFRFEEEEIFPLILKYGNDKEKKMIQMLQDDHVKILKELAQFMRKVASYGAHPTEEEVEEIMLSSRAVLEMVLLHARKEDAHLFPNL; via the coding sequence ATGAAAAACATAAAAATGGACAAATTGACCAAGGCATATCTTGATCACGGCATGATTTCCGAAGAAATGACCTTCTTTAAAAAATTCGTGGAAGGAATAGATGCTGATGAAGTCGAAAATTATCTCACAAGACTGCGAAAATTCTCAGAAGAATACATTATCAACCACTTCCGGTTTGAAGAAGAGGAGATCTTCCCCCTGATACTCAAATACGGTAATGATAAAGAAAAAAAAATGATTCAAATGCTGCAAGATGACCATGTAAAGATATTAAAAGAACTCGCACAGTTTATGAGAAAAGTCGCTTCGTACGGAGCTCATCCAACAGAAGAGGAAGTTGAAGAAATTATGCTGTCAAGCAGGGCAGTTCTCGAAATGGTACTGCTGCATGCACGAAAAGAGGATGCCCACCTCTTTCCTAATCTTTAG
- a CDS encoding DUF4080 domain-containing protein: MWDCTNTMFHLISINCRYSHSCLALFYVRNALEQQLPDQPLIFSQFTINDPYYGTLLRISGESAKTIFFSVYIWNHNVIRRLINDLARLRPNLSIILGGPQALALGELPEQCTLFLGEIEGAPKEFYQDLEKGCLQTLYRAEKPQTFPSPYRQEDFTGALQHRQLYYESSRGCPFSCSYCLSSGSNGVRHKPVDLVKEELTALIAADPMIIKLVDRTFNDHPERALTIWQFLINRAEQVRFHFEIAPDRFTEPMFDLLATVPCDQFQFEIGIQSCHPQTLAAVNRKMDIETTCRNIQRLLDLDTIHLHVDLILGLPFETEISFRDSFNQVFQIAPHYIQLGLLKVLPDTEIARRAEEFGLISCSAPPYEILATRWLSHEQLSELYELCECTESFYNNRFFRSLWHYLVQKGEEPFAFFVELLRLCREHNFFQLSRTHKLMLRILTDLLQTREDKDLLLDLLRYDWLRCGYRTLPEYLTETSQKELRNRLRATLPQNVEGLFTYQTRVEFLKQASFVDLSQGAMQFLGLVNQDNAEGGLVALLPEQTSGVMKFNRAVVLPSCS, translated from the coding sequence GTGTGGGACTGCACAAACACCATGTTTCATCTTATCAGCATCAACTGCCGCTATTCCCACTCCTGCCTTGCCCTCTTCTACGTCCGCAATGCTCTGGAGCAACAGCTGCCCGATCAGCCCCTCATCTTCAGCCAATTCACCATTAATGATCCCTATTATGGCACCCTGCTCCGCATCAGCGGAGAATCGGCAAAAACGATCTTCTTTTCCGTCTACATCTGGAACCACAACGTTATTCGCCGCCTGATCAATGACCTGGCCCGACTCCGACCGAATCTCTCCATCATTCTCGGTGGACCGCAAGCCCTGGCCCTAGGAGAACTTCCCGAGCAATGCACCCTTTTTCTCGGCGAGATTGAAGGCGCTCCAAAAGAATTTTACCAGGACCTGGAGAAAGGTTGTCTGCAAACGCTGTACCGTGCTGAAAAACCGCAGACCTTCCCCTCTCCCTACCGACAAGAAGATTTCACCGGGGCTCTGCAACATCGCCAGCTCTATTACGAGTCCTCGCGCGGCTGCCCTTTTTCCTGCTCCTACTGCCTCTCTTCCGGCTCTAACGGCGTGCGTCATAAGCCTGTTGATCTTGTCAAGGAAGAGCTGACCGCCCTTATCGCGGCAGATCCCATGATCATCAAGCTGGTGGACCGCACCTTTAATGATCATCCAGAACGGGCCCTAACAATCTGGCAATTTCTCATTAACCGAGCAGAACAAGTCCGTTTTCATTTTGAGATCGCCCCGGACCGCTTCACCGAACCCATGTTTGACCTGTTGGCCACCGTCCCCTGTGACCAGTTCCAGTTTGAAATCGGCATCCAGAGCTGCCATCCACAGACCTTGGCAGCGGTCAACCGCAAGATGGACATCGAAACAACCTGCCGCAATATCCAGCGACTGCTTGATCTGGATACCATCCATCTTCATGTGGACCTGATTCTCGGCCTGCCCTTTGAAACCGAGATCAGTTTTCGGGATTCCTTTAATCAGGTGTTCCAGATCGCGCCCCATTATATCCAATTGGGCCTGCTCAAGGTCCTGCCCGATACAGAGATCGCCCGACGAGCGGAAGAATTCGGCCTGATCTCTTGTAGCGCCCCACCCTATGAGATACTAGCCACCCGCTGGCTGAGTCATGAGCAATTGAGCGAGCTGTACGAGCTCTGCGAATGCACAGAGTCCTTTTATAATAACCGCTTTTTCCGTTCCCTCTGGCATTACCTTGTCCAGAAGGGCGAGGAGCCCTTTGCCTTCTTCGTCGAACTCCTGCGCCTTTGCCGAGAACATAATTTTTTCCAGCTGTCGCGAACCCATAAATTGATGCTCCGTATTCTCACGGATCTGCTGCAAACACGAGAGGATAAGGACCTGTTGCTGGATCTGTTACGCTACGACTGGCTGCGCTGCGGATACCGCACCCTGCCTGAATATCTCACGGAGACATCCCAGAAAGAACTGCGTAACCGCTTACGCGCTACCTTGCCGCAAAATGTGGAAGGTCTGTTCACCTACCAAACGCGGGTCGAATTCCTCAAGCAAGCCAGCTTTGTCGATCTTTCTCAGGGTGCTATGCAGTTTCTCGGACTGGTCAACCAGGACAACGCGGAGGGTGGACTTGTCGCTCTGTTGCCGGAACAGACAAGCGGGGTAATGAAATTTAACCGGGCAGTGGTGCTACCCTCCTGCTCGTAA
- a CDS encoding twin-arginine translocation signal domain-containing protein: MTDRREFLKTTAVAASFCNMHDLWVTEFTV; this comes from the coding sequence ATGACTGATCGAAGAGAGTTTCTGAAAACAACTGCTGTCGCCGCCAGCTTCTGCAATATGCATGATCTCTGGGTAACCGAGTTCACGGTCTGA
- a CDS encoding DUF2304 domain-containing protein translates to MQIHLYQVIVVGISSVMLYLGIKEFINRETGQTILKLSVRLAVWGGMGLIAIYPDFTLIIARIMGVVDNFNAVVLMGFLMVFLMLFKLLSAIEKIEQNVSEITRKEALHAAHERIEELREEIKAQQGDKKSEKSDKNIT, encoded by the coding sequence ATGCAAATACACCTTTATCAGGTTATTGTTGTCGGTATTTCATCGGTCATGCTCTACCTCGGCATCAAAGAATTCATCAACCGGGAGACCGGTCAGACCATACTGAAACTCTCTGTCCGTCTGGCCGTCTGGGGCGGAATGGGCCTAATTGCTATCTATCCTGATTTCACTCTGATTATTGCCCGGATAATGGGGGTGGTGGATAATTTCAATGCCGTTGTTCTGATGGGATTTTTGATGGTCTTTCTGATGCTGTTCAAGCTATTGTCAGCCATTGAAAAAATTGAGCAGAATGTCTCTGAAATAACGAGAAAAGAGGCCTTACATGCGGCCCATGAGCGTATCGAAGAGCTGCGAGAGGAAATCAAGGCTCAGCAAGGGGACAAGAAGTCCGAAAAATCAGACAAAAACATTACATAG
- a CDS encoding DUF808 family protein, with translation MPSGIFAILDDIAVLLDDASVMSKIAAKKTAGILGDDLAVNAEKATGFHASRELPVIWSITKGSVLNKIIIIPAALFLSAYIPWLIVPILLLGGAYLCFEGAEKIYEWLAHRFAKNAHEDDSQQATATKLSEKEKIRSAVRTDFILSIEIIIIALESVLDQQLAIQILVVSFVALLATVGVYGLVALLVKLDDIGFYLVQYAQSITGLMSGVLTKAGELLIASLPKIIRFLELVGTIAMLLVGGGMYVHNIEVIHDGLHFMPIMLASLLAGLIVGFVILFILHSVTKIK, from the coding sequence ATGCCTAGTGGTATCTTTGCAATATTAGACGACATAGCTGTGCTGCTTGACGACGCATCTGTCATGAGCAAGATAGCAGCGAAGAAAACAGCTGGCATCCTCGGCGATGATCTAGCAGTCAATGCGGAAAAAGCAACTGGCTTTCATGCCTCGCGGGAACTCCCGGTTATTTGGTCCATTACCAAGGGCTCTGTGCTCAATAAAATTATCATCATTCCAGCGGCCCTCTTCTTGAGCGCCTATATCCCTTGGCTCATCGTCCCCATTCTTTTGCTTGGCGGAGCCTATCTCTGCTTTGAGGGAGCCGAAAAAATTTACGAGTGGCTGGCCCATCGTTTTGCAAAAAATGCCCATGAAGACGATTCCCAGCAGGCCACCGCAACAAAACTCTCTGAAAAAGAAAAAATACGCTCCGCCGTCAGAACTGACTTCATTCTCTCTATAGAAATCATCATTATCGCTCTAGAATCAGTACTTGATCAACAACTGGCTATACAGATCCTCGTCGTGAGTTTTGTGGCACTTTTAGCCACGGTGGGTGTTTACGGACTTGTTGCACTGCTGGTTAAGCTTGACGACATAGGCTTTTATCTGGTTCAGTATGCTCAGTCAATAACAGGATTGATGTCCGGGGTACTCACCAAGGCGGGAGAGCTTCTCATAGCTTCACTGCCAAAAATAATCAGGTTCCTGGAACTTGTGGGCACAATTGCTATGCTCCTCGTGGGCGGTGGTATGTACGTACATAATATTGAAGTAATTCACGATGGACTTCATTTCATGCCGATAATGCTTGCCAGCCTTTTGGCAGGCCTGATCGTTGGTTTTGTTATCCTGTTCATTCTCCATTCTGTAACAAAAATAAAGTAA
- a CDS encoding glycosyltransferase, giving the protein MKRGQIDFVAPPFKGHLHPILAMGRLLAPYYEVCVISSASAQSDIRVAGLNAIILESIDDTALMNIVSPPYVVGNSPFALRKQFRGVLPFLQRLSHELENIYANRRPDLLIADFVVPVAGLVADTFNIPWWTSIPPACVLECRDGPPAYLGGLQPARSIIERIKNYLGRKLVRVFKRIIFQCYASEIKALGLNRIYREDGIEAIYSSRRILCLTHQGLEFAVNWPPQASLIGPMLYSPPTNSLQPDFVEGKKYILVTLGTHVDTQKDRVCAAVERIAHKFPDYVFHFTDGHSENQPVRIINDQLYRFSYINYQEHIASYDLVVHHAGTGILYHCLLNGIPSVAYPIDYDQFDYAARLEYHGFSLWLKNIRNLEKALAAALASEDIKSRVQEFAVTLRDKINASELLELVNTHMALSLGKSHDFTVIPEKERTYQ; this is encoded by the coding sequence ATGAAACGTGGCCAGATAGATTTCGTCGCGCCACCCTTTAAAGGGCATCTGCATCCAATTCTGGCGATGGGTAGGCTCTTAGCGCCATACTACGAGGTCTGCGTCATCTCATCCGCATCAGCGCAATCTGATATCCGGGTAGCTGGACTGAACGCAATTATCTTGGAATCCATTGATGATACGGCGTTGATGAACATTGTCAGCCCACCGTACGTGGTTGGCAACTCACCATTTGCCTTACGCAAGCAGTTCAGAGGGGTTCTACCTTTTCTTCAGAGACTCTCCCATGAGCTTGAAAATATTTACGCAAACCGTAGACCTGATCTCCTCATAGCAGATTTCGTCGTCCCTGTAGCAGGCCTCGTAGCTGACACGTTTAATATACCTTGGTGGACAAGCATTCCGCCTGCCTGTGTCCTTGAATGCCGGGATGGACCTCCGGCCTATCTTGGCGGCTTGCAACCGGCACGATCAATTATCGAGCGTATAAAAAATTATCTCGGGAGGAAACTGGTTCGTGTATTTAAACGGATCATCTTTCAATGCTATGCCTCGGAGATCAAGGCCCTTGGCCTGAACCGGATCTACCGTGAAGACGGAATCGAGGCCATCTATTCCAGCCGACGCATTTTATGCCTTACCCATCAGGGGCTGGAGTTTGCCGTAAACTGGCCGCCCCAGGCATCGCTCATCGGCCCCATGCTCTACAGCCCACCGACCAATTCTCTTCAGCCTGATTTTGTTGAGGGCAAAAAGTATATCCTGGTGACCCTGGGAACCCATGTTGATACACAAAAAGATCGAGTTTGCGCGGCAGTTGAGCGGATCGCACATAAATTTCCCGATTATGTGTTCCATTTTACCGATGGCCATAGCGAGAACCAACCGGTGCGGATAATCAATGATCAACTGTACCGTTTTTCCTATATTAACTATCAGGAACATATCGCATCATACGATCTGGTGGTGCATCATGCCGGAACGGGTATTTTGTATCATTGCCTGCTCAACGGAATTCCATCTGTTGCCTACCCTATTGATTACGATCAGTTTGATTATGCTGCCCGACTGGAGTATCATGGTTTCAGCCTTTGGCTGAAAAATATACGCAACCTGGAAAAGGCATTAGCAGCGGCCTTAGCTTCAGAGGACATAAAATCCAGGGTACAAGAATTTGCTGTTACCTTAAGAGACAAAATTAATGCATCCGAATTATTAGAGTTGGTAAACACGCACATGGCCCTTAGCCTGGGGAAGTCCCATGATTTTACGGTAATCCCTGAAAAGGAAAGGACTTATCAATAA